A single genomic interval of Xiphophorus couchianus chromosome 2, X_couchianus-1.0, whole genome shotgun sequence harbors:
- the LOC114154744 gene encoding uncharacterized protein LOC114154744 translates to MESVKDDGVFLHTFRTVPSPRPSRADNVGAEPAGPAEPDQENRAGLTGLADIEFRIQQLHSRRFLLLKMQRCTKKDEQNRTGTAEELISEDEDEDDELRAVQTELEELQARKEELQRSGVTFTAGAQGDRTAQRPSYKETPRGGIYMLPPPPGGGAAAAADRASDDALPAERLGRTAGLTRCPSCGELVVTETHSAVSESMWLLCFLCSMVGCVAGCCLVPFHMKRLKNVHHLCPQCRHQIHTYKLL, encoded by the exons ATGGAGAGCGTGAAGGACGACGGCGTGTTCCTCCACACCTTCAGGACGGTTCCGAGCCCCAGGCCCAGCAGAGCCGACAATGTGGGGGCGGAGCCTGCCGGGCCGGCAGAACCGGACCAGGAGAACCGGGCCGGTCTAACGGGCCTGGCCGACATCGAGTTCCGCATTCAGCAGCTGCACAGCCGCCGGTTCCTGCTGCTGAAGATGCAGCGCTGCACCAAGAAGGACGAGCAGAACAGAACCGGAACCGCAGAGGAAC TGATCAGtgaggatgaagatgaggatgaCGAGCTGCGGGCCGTGCAGacggagctggaggagctgcaggccaggaaggaggagctgcagcgaAGCGGCGTCACCTTCACGGCCGGCGCCCAAGGAG ATCGCACAGCGCAGCGGCCGTCCTACAAGGAGACGCCGCGCGGAGGAATCTAcatgctgccgccgccgccgggcGGGGGGGCGGCCGCTGCTGCAGACAGAGCGAGTGACGACGCCCTGCCAG CGGAGCGGCTGGGAAGGACAGCCGGACTCACCAGGTGTCCATCTTGTGGAGAGCTGGTCGTCACGGAAACCCACAGCGCTGTCAGCGAAAGCATGTGGCTGCTCTGCTTCCTGTGCTCCATGGTGGG CTGTGTGGCTGGTTGTTGTCTCGTCCCGTTCCACATGAAGCGTCTCAAGAACGTTCATCACCTCTGCCCTCAGTGCCGCCACCAGATCCACACCTACAAGCTGCTCTGA